Proteins found in one Streptomyces sp. NBC_00461 genomic segment:
- a CDS encoding GNAT family N-acetyltransferase — MIRTATPADIPVIHALIRELADYEKVPHEAKATEAQLHEALFGEHPAAYAHIAADDTTGDPVGFALWFLNFSTWRGVHGIYLEDLFVRPTARGAGHGKALLTELARICVERGYERLEWAVLNWNTPTIAFYDSLGARPQNEWTVYRLTDDPLTELAGQGN; from the coding sequence ATGATCCGCACCGCGACCCCGGCCGACATCCCCGTCATCCACGCCTTGATCCGCGAACTGGCCGACTACGAGAAGGTCCCGCACGAGGCGAAGGCCACCGAGGCCCAGCTCCACGAGGCCCTCTTCGGCGAGCACCCCGCCGCCTACGCCCACATCGCGGCCGACGACACCACCGGCGACCCGGTCGGCTTCGCGCTCTGGTTCCTGAACTTCTCCACCTGGCGCGGCGTCCACGGCATCTACCTCGAAGACCTCTTCGTCCGCCCCACCGCCCGAGGCGCCGGCCACGGCAAGGCCCTCCTCACCGAACTGGCCCGCATCTGCGTGGAGCGCGGCTACGAACGTCTCGAATGGGCCGTCCTGAACTGGAACACCCCGACCATCGCCTTCTACGACTCCCTCGGCGCCCGCCCGCAGAACGAGTGGACGGTGTACCGGCTGACGGACGACCCCCTCACCGAGCTTGCCGGACAGGGCAACTGA
- a CDS encoding condensation domain-containing protein, whose product MRMTDIQRCEVRPGRLVEWALSPATIAAAADLPADPRPPAYVQEGHIRTARSVREDGLFVPTWLGTAFDIPGAVDLDALEVALRGWTLRHETLRSGFRWAGDDMHRFTLAPEAVSLQREEVGDFPDADALVQRLQDRFDAAANALSWPNFLYAAVIRDDSTSVYVGFDHSNVDAYSIQRIPAEIHELYAAAVEGRPVEEPPVGSYVDFCEIERADADRIDGTHAIVARWREFIQRCNGKLPNFPVELGLEPGGPLPTQKLMREMLVDADAAAAFEAYCRPFGGSLVGVLAATSLIVHEIGGQPVYRAVVPFHTRVKSKWSNSVGWYVGGAPVEVAIDQAPDFTAALKVVRAELQANRSLARMPLARVLRLLGADFRPTSPDLYSIVSFVDARGIAGAERWDELSAYGLVRVSYGDQVCVWLNRLHEGLWFTCRYPDTDIAYKNMQLYVERLRDVILTVAREQRATELAAHGLAG is encoded by the coding sequence GTGCGAATGACCGACATCCAGCGTTGCGAGGTCCGGCCCGGACGGCTTGTCGAGTGGGCGCTCAGTCCGGCGACGATCGCGGCCGCCGCGGACCTTCCGGCCGACCCCCGCCCGCCGGCGTACGTCCAGGAAGGGCACATCAGGACCGCCCGATCCGTGCGGGAGGACGGTCTGTTCGTGCCAACCTGGCTCGGTACCGCCTTCGACATCCCGGGCGCTGTCGACCTCGACGCGCTGGAGGTCGCACTGCGTGGCTGGACCCTGCGGCACGAGACGCTGCGCAGCGGATTCCGCTGGGCGGGCGACGACATGCACCGCTTCACCCTCGCCCCCGAGGCGGTGTCGCTGCAGCGTGAGGAGGTCGGCGACTTCCCCGACGCGGACGCGCTGGTCCAGCGCCTCCAGGACCGCTTCGACGCCGCCGCGAACGCGCTGAGCTGGCCCAACTTCCTCTACGCGGCGGTCATCAGGGACGACAGCACCAGCGTGTACGTTGGCTTCGACCACAGCAACGTCGACGCCTACTCCATCCAACGCATCCCGGCCGAGATCCACGAGCTCTACGCGGCAGCAGTCGAGGGCCGTCCCGTGGAGGAGCCGCCGGTCGGCAGCTACGTCGACTTCTGCGAGATCGAGCGCGCGGACGCCGACCGGATCGACGGCACCCACGCGATCGTCGCCCGCTGGCGGGAGTTCATCCAGCGCTGCAACGGCAAACTGCCCAACTTCCCCGTCGAACTGGGCCTTGAGCCCGGTGGGCCACTGCCCACGCAGAAGCTGATGCGCGAGATGCTCGTCGACGCGGACGCCGCCGCCGCGTTCGAGGCGTACTGCCGGCCCTTCGGCGGCAGCCTCGTCGGAGTCCTGGCCGCCACCAGCCTCATCGTCCACGAGATCGGCGGACAGCCCGTCTACCGGGCCGTCGTTCCCTTCCACACCCGAGTGAAGTCCAAGTGGTCCAACTCCGTGGGCTGGTACGTCGGCGGCGCACCCGTCGAGGTCGCCATCGACCAGGCGCCCGACTTCACCGCCGCCCTGAAGGTCGTGCGCGCCGAACTGCAGGCCAACCGGTCGCTGGCCCGCATGCCGCTGGCCCGGGTACTGCGCCTGCTCGGTGCGGACTTCCGGCCGACCTCGCCCGACCTGTACTCGATCGTCTCGTTCGTGGACGCCCGCGGGATCGCCGGGGCGGAGCGCTGGGACGAGCTTTCGGCCTACGGACTCGTCAGGGTGTCGTACGGCGACCAGGTCTGCGTCTGGCTGAACCGGCTCCACGAGGGCCTGTGGTTCACCTGCCGCTACCCCGACACCGACATCGCGTACAAGAACATGCAGCTCTACGTCGAGCGGCTGCGGGACGTCATCCTCACCGTGGCCCGCGAACAACGCGCCACGGAACTCGCGGCACACGGTCTCGCCGGATGA
- a CDS encoding ABC transporter ATP-binding protein, protein MATVSFDKATRIYPGTEKPAVDGLEIEVGDGEFLVLVGPSGCGKSTSLRMLAGLEDVNGGAIRIGDRDVTHLPPKDRDIAMVFQNYALYPHMTVADNMGFALKIAGVNKAEIRKKVEEAAKILDLSDYLDRKPKALSGGQRQRVAMGRAIVREPQVFLMDEPLSNLDAKLRVSTRTQIASLQRRLGITTVYVTHDQVEAMTMGDRVAVLKDGLLQQVDSPRNMYDRPANLFVAGFIGSPAMNLVEVPITDGGVKFGNSVVPVNRDALKAATDKGDRTVTVGVRPEHFDIVEENGGGVAASLTKDTEDKPAGLAVSVNVVEELGADGYVYGTAEVGGETKDLVVRVEGRRVPEKGATLHVVPRPGETHVFSTSTGERLTD, encoded by the coding sequence ATGGCCACTGTTTCGTTCGACAAGGCGACCCGGATCTACCCGGGCACCGAGAAGCCCGCCGTCGATGGTCTGGAGATCGAGGTCGGGGACGGCGAGTTCCTCGTCCTCGTCGGTCCGTCCGGCTGCGGCAAGTCCACCTCGCTCCGCATGCTCGCGGGGCTCGAGGACGTGAACGGCGGCGCCATCCGCATCGGTGACCGCGACGTCACGCACCTGCCGCCGAAGGACCGGGACATCGCCATGGTGTTCCAGAACTACGCGCTGTACCCGCACATGACCGTCGCCGACAACATGGGCTTCGCGCTCAAGATCGCCGGCGTCAACAAGGCGGAGATCCGCAAGAAGGTCGAAGAGGCCGCGAAGATCCTCGACCTGAGCGACTACCTGGACCGCAAGCCGAAGGCGCTCTCCGGTGGTCAGCGCCAGCGTGTCGCCATGGGTCGCGCCATCGTGCGTGAGCCGCAGGTCTTCCTCATGGACGAGCCGCTGTCCAACCTGGACGCCAAGCTCCGCGTGTCCACCCGTACGCAGATCGCGTCGCTGCAGCGCCGTCTCGGCATCACCACCGTCTACGTCACCCACGACCAGGTCGAGGCCATGACGATGGGCGACCGTGTGGCCGTACTCAAGGACGGTCTGCTCCAGCAGGTCGACTCCCCGCGCAACATGTACGACCGCCCGGCCAACCTCTTCGTCGCCGGCTTCATCGGCTCCCCGGCCATGAACCTGGTCGAGGTGCCGATCACCGACGGCGGTGTGAAGTTCGGCAACAGCGTCGTCCCGGTCAACCGTGACGCGCTGAAGGCCGCCACCGACAAGGGCGACCGCACGGTCACCGTGGGTGTCCGCCCCGAGCACTTCGACATCGTCGAGGAGAACGGCGGCGGTGTCGCCGCGTCCCTGACGAAGGACACCGAGGACAAGCCGGCCGGTCTCGCGGTCTCCGTCAACGTCGTCGAGGAGCTCGGCGCCGACGGTTACGTCTACGGCACCGCCGAGGTCGGCGGCGAGACGAAGGACCTGGTCGTCCGCGTCGAGGGCCGCCGGGTGCCGGAGAAGGGCGCCACGCTGCACGTCGTGCCGCGCCCGGGCGAGACCCACGTGTTCTCGACCTCCACGGGCGAGCGCCTCACCGACTGA
- a CDS encoding nucleotidyltransferase family protein: MTDPNAASRPVQAVVLAGGQGSRLRPYTDDRPKPMVEIPGTGTPIIGHQLVWLADEGVTDVVVSCGHLAEVLQDWLKSSDLPVKVTTVVETEPLGRGGGLKYAAAHLPHPDRPWYATNGDIWTRFSLRDMADFHAERDAVATLALARPRIPWGAVQTDGFGHITDFIEAPPSTFEINAGVYVFSPEFAGLLPERGDHERTTFPHLARERRLAGFPLPQGSYWRAIDTAKDLTEAAKELAALGR; the protein is encoded by the coding sequence ATGACCGATCCGAACGCCGCTTCCCGCCCCGTTCAAGCCGTCGTCCTGGCCGGTGGCCAGGGCTCCCGGCTGCGTCCCTACACCGACGACCGGCCCAAGCCGATGGTCGAGATCCCCGGGACGGGGACTCCGATCATCGGCCATCAGCTTGTCTGGCTGGCCGACGAGGGCGTCACGGACGTGGTGGTCAGCTGCGGCCATCTCGCCGAGGTCCTGCAGGACTGGCTGAAGTCGTCCGACCTGCCGGTGAAGGTCACCACGGTCGTGGAGACGGAACCGCTCGGGCGTGGTGGCGGGTTGAAGTACGCCGCCGCGCATCTCCCGCACCCGGACCGGCCCTGGTACGCCACCAACGGCGACATCTGGACCCGCTTCTCGCTGCGCGACATGGCGGACTTCCACGCGGAGCGCGACGCGGTGGCGACGCTGGCCCTGGCCCGCCCGCGCATCCCCTGGGGCGCCGTGCAGACGGACGGCTTCGGGCACATCACGGACTTCATAGAGGCGCCGCCGTCGACGTTCGAGATCAACGCGGGGGTGTACGTCTTCTCCCCCGAGTTCGCCGGTCTGCTCCCGGAGCGCGGCGATCACGAGCGTACGACGTTCCCGCATCTGGCCCGTGAGCGGCGCCTTGCCGGTTTCCCGCTCCCTCAGGGCTCCTACTGGCGTGCCATCGACACGGCGAAGGATCTGACCGAAGCGGCGAAGGAGCTGGCCGCTCTGGGGCGGTGA
- a CDS encoding DoxX family membrane protein → MSVDTRTPRTPTGDGPSGFDDAPALSMVKVPSDPAQVIVNHASFRVMLGASTRTQSPRIARHLSATQDGARVPVGAAAGRAGAAVGARRRPVVWSGRSAPDDTGAHRLLQAVRGGSVRHGEESSADAGATQVIPRVEAGDYDKVYDELEQTVETRVVGAQRSYHDDTGGTRLLPHMRTVGSAYEEEQAYGAEEFEDFDDSEEADDDTGRPAKRHGDDPARHAYYPGRRMNLGVVLLPLRIFLGFISIYAGMGKLCDPVYFDGGKRGSMVKWLNTLHPWEVAEPLRQFALQHPVGSGLVIAFAQVVVGVLTVLGCWQRVAAVFGALLSAALIVTVSWKTVPAYDAPDIIYLAAWSPLIIAGAPVYSVDGRLAGGAWRRLGPGSDIWELRRYVLRRGALVTAIVTGITLLVGSLLGGAVRDADRVIVPGPGEAPRNELPGSPLPQKPNKRHSQSPSASNAPTQGATAGSTPSGAATTPGATATGGAPSQTQGTAGQTPPQQSSPTGGAPSTSAGPTSGGATGGTGSTGGTGSGGSSSGDSGLVGGLLG, encoded by the coding sequence ATGAGCGTGGACACCAGAACACCCCGCACACCCACGGGGGACGGCCCGTCGGGATTCGATGACGCTCCCGCGCTGAGCATGGTGAAGGTGCCGAGCGATCCAGCGCAGGTCATCGTCAATCATGCGAGCTTCCGCGTGATGCTGGGCGCCTCGACGCGCACCCAGTCGCCGCGGATCGCACGGCATTTGAGCGCCACCCAGGACGGCGCCCGGGTACCCGTCGGCGCCGCCGCGGGCAGAGCGGGGGCGGCCGTGGGCGCCCGGCGTCGGCCCGTCGTCTGGAGCGGCAGGTCCGCCCCCGACGACACGGGCGCGCACCGCCTGCTCCAGGCCGTACGGGGCGGCAGCGTCCGGCACGGCGAGGAATCCTCCGCCGATGCCGGAGCCACCCAGGTCATCCCCCGCGTCGAGGCCGGCGACTACGACAAGGTCTACGACGAGCTGGAGCAGACCGTCGAGACCCGGGTCGTCGGCGCCCAGCGCAGCTACCACGACGACACCGGCGGCACCCGCCTGCTCCCCCACATGCGCACCGTCGGCAGCGCATACGAGGAGGAACAGGCTTACGGCGCCGAGGAGTTCGAGGACTTCGACGACTCGGAAGAGGCGGACGACGACACCGGCCGGCCGGCCAAGCGCCACGGCGACGACCCGGCGCGGCACGCGTACTACCCCGGCCGCCGGATGAACCTCGGCGTCGTCCTGCTCCCCCTCCGCATCTTCCTCGGCTTCATCTCCATCTACGCCGGCATGGGCAAGCTGTGCGACCCCGTCTACTTCGACGGCGGCAAGCGCGGCTCCATGGTCAAGTGGCTCAACACCCTGCACCCGTGGGAAGTCGCCGAGCCGCTGCGCCAGTTCGCCCTCCAGCACCCTGTCGGCTCCGGCCTAGTCATCGCCTTCGCACAGGTCGTCGTAGGCGTCCTCACGGTCCTCGGCTGCTGGCAGCGCGTCGCCGCCGTCTTCGGCGCCCTGCTCTCCGCCGCGCTCATCGTCACCGTCAGCTGGAAGACCGTTCCCGCCTATGACGCCCCCGACATCATCTACCTCGCCGCCTGGTCACCGCTGATCATCGCCGGCGCCCCCGTCTACTCCGTCGACGGCCGCCTCGCGGGCGGCGCCTGGCGGCGCCTCGGTCCCGGCTCCGACATCTGGGAGCTGCGCCGCTACGTCCTGCGCCGCGGCGCCCTCGTCACGGCGATCGTGACGGGCATCACGCTGCTCGTCGGCTCGCTGCTCGGCGGTGCGGTCCGCGACGCCGACCGCGTGATCGTCCCCGGGCCCGGCGAGGCTCCGCGCAACGAACTGCCGGGCTCTCCGCTCCCGCAGAAGCCGAACAAGCGGCACAGCCAGTCGCCGTCGGCCTCGAACGCACCCACCCAGGGCGCCACCGCCGGTTCCACTCCGTCCGGCGCGGCGACGACGCCGGGTGCCACCGCGACCGGCGGCGCGCCCAGTCAGACCCAGGGCACGGCGGGCCAGACCCCGCCCCAGCAGTCCTCCCCGACCGGCGGTGCCCCCAGCACCAGCGCCGGCCCCACCTCGGGCGGCGCCACAGGCGGCACCGGCTCAACCGGCGGCACCGGCTCCGGAGGCTCATCCTCCGGCGACTCGGGCCTGGTAGGCGGCCTCTTGGGCTAG
- the rlmB gene encoding 23S rRNA (guanosine(2251)-2'-O)-methyltransferase RlmB — MAANNRRMSGKKGAQVGSGGQRRKGLEGKGPTPPAEMRKKHKANRIANAKAKQAARRPAPRGRGGKSSSELVVGRNPVVEALREGVPASTLYVQQFIDNDERVREALQLAAERGGINLMEAPRPELDRMTNGLNHQGLVLQVPPYEYAHPEDLANAAYDEGEDPLIVALDGVTDPRNLGAVVRSVSAFGGHGVLVPERRAAGMTAGAWKTSAGAAARTPVARATNLTRALEAYKKQGIAIVGLAADGEAEVGELAALAGPVVIVVGSEGKGLSRLVGETCDFRVRIPMPGGTESLNAGVAAGVVLYEASRRRG, encoded by the coding sequence ATGGCAGCCAACAACCGCCGCATGTCCGGCAAGAAGGGCGCGCAGGTCGGCAGTGGCGGCCAGCGGCGCAAGGGCCTGGAAGGCAAGGGCCCCACCCCGCCCGCCGAGATGCGCAAGAAGCACAAGGCGAACCGCATCGCGAACGCCAAGGCGAAGCAGGCCGCACGCCGCCCCGCGCCCCGCGGCCGCGGTGGCAAGTCGTCCTCCGAACTGGTCGTCGGCCGCAACCCGGTCGTCGAGGCGCTGCGTGAGGGCGTGCCCGCGAGCACCCTCTACGTCCAGCAGTTCATCGACAACGACGAGCGGGTCCGCGAGGCGCTGCAGCTCGCCGCCGAGCGCGGCGGCATCAACCTCATGGAAGCGCCGCGCCCCGAGCTCGACCGCATGACCAACGGCCTCAACCACCAGGGCCTCGTCCTCCAGGTCCCGCCGTACGAGTACGCCCACCCCGAGGACCTCGCGAACGCCGCCTACGACGAGGGCGAGGACCCGCTGATCGTCGCCCTGGACGGCGTGACCGACCCGCGCAACCTCGGTGCCGTCGTCCGGTCCGTCTCCGCCTTCGGCGGCCACGGCGTCCTCGTACCGGAGCGGCGCGCGGCCGGCATGACCGCCGGTGCCTGGAAGACGTCCGCCGGCGCTGCCGCCCGCACGCCGGTCGCCCGCGCCACCAACCTGACGCGCGCCCTGGAGGCGTACAAGAAGCAGGGCATCGCGATCGTCGGCCTCGCGGCCGACGGAGAGGCCGAGGTCGGCGAGCTGGCGGCCCTGGCGGGCCCGGTCGTCATCGTCGTCGGCAGTGAGGGCAAGGGCCTGTCCCGACTCGTCGGCGAGACCTGCGACTTCCGGGTCCGGATCCCGATGCCGGGTGGGACGGAGTCGCTGAACGCGGGCGTGGCGGCGGGAGTTGTGCTGTACGAGGCGTCGCGTCGGCGCGGCTGA